A stretch of the Nakaseomyces glabratus chromosome L, complete sequence genome encodes the following:
- the MRPS16 gene encoding mitochondrial 37S ribosomal protein bS16m (CAGL0L08734g~Ortholog(s) have structural constituent of ribosome activity and mitochondrial small ribosomal subunit localization), translated as MACGLVRIRLARFGRVNSPLYNIVVARSHKARDAKPIEVLGTYNPVPKPLKKSEVKKGVIPTKEVALDFDRAKYWIGVGAQPSDTVVRLFQKAGILGPEWGNKKSTLQERPTIQPRKELLE; from the coding sequence ATGGCTTGTGGGCTTGTGCGGATTAGATTGGCCAGATTTGGAAGAGTTAATTCTCCGTTGTACAACATAGTTGTTGCTAGATCGCATAAGGCTAGAGATGCAAAACCTATTGAAGTGTTGGGGACATACAATCCTGTTCCGAAGCCTCTGAAGAAGAGCGAGGTCAAGAAAGGAGTGATACCAACCAAGGAAGTCGCTTTGGACTTCGATAGAGCTAAGTATTGGATTGGTGTTGGTGCACAACCTAGTGACACTGTGGTGAggttatttcaaaaagctGGTATTCTGGGACCAGAATGGGGTAATAAAAAGAGTACACTACAAGAAAGACCTACAATACAACCAAGAAAGGAATTACTAGAATAA
- the RET3 gene encoding coatomer subunit zeta (CAGL0L08800g~Ortholog(s) have role in retrograde vesicle-mediated transport, Golgi to ER and COPI vesicle coat, cytosol, nucleus localization): MLSLYSVQAVLILDGQGERVFSKYYVAPHGGVEDNVFDVKKQRKFEKELFAKTHKQDSEILLFDDHLVLYKEYIDVTLCLVASLEENEIVLQQVFSAFKGSLDLILNSGIDKKNIQENYDMVVLAIDEMIDNGVVLETDPSTIAARVSKPPKNDTQLTLDLDKGLLGAWGFAKSKLQERLQQGL, translated from the coding sequence ATGCTGTCGTTGTATTCTGTGCAAGCTGTTTTAATTTTGGATGGGCAAGGTGAGAGAGTTTTCTCGAAATACTATGTGGCCCCACATGGTGGAGTGGAGGACAATGTTTTCGATGTGAAGAAGCAGAGGAAGTTTGAGAAAGAGCTGTTTGCAAAGACACATAAGCAGGACTCTGAAATTTTGCTGTTTGATGACCATTTGGTGCTATAcaaagaatatattgacGTGACTCTGTGTCTGGTAGCGTCTCTTGAAGAGAACGAGATTGTTTTACAGCAGGTGTTTTCTGCCTTTAAGGGCTCTCTAGATTTAATTCTGAACTCTGGCATTGACAAAAAGAACATTCAGGAGAATTACGACATGGTAGTCCTCGCCATTGATGAGATGATTGACAACGGTGTGGTCTTGGAGACTGACCCAAGTACAATAGCTGCTAGAGTAAGCAAGCCACCAAAGAACGACACTCAATTGACATTGGATCTCGATAAGGGTCTACTCGGTGCATGGGGCTTTGCTAAGAGCAAGCTGCAGGAAAGATTGCAACAAGGTTTGTAG
- the HST2 gene encoding histone deacetylase HST2 (CAGL0L08668g~Ortholog(s) have NAD-dependent histone deacetylase activity) has product MEQVKVVAEHLKKYPSSKVIFLVGAGISTSSGIPDFRSPKTGLYHNLSKLKLPYAEAVFDIEYYQENPQPFYLLADELYPGNFKPSKFHYLMKVLEKNGRLRRVYTQNIDTLEREAGIPDDYLVEAHGSFAKNHCIGCDKEFPLDDFKKALLRYNKYKMKHNNDMKEFEYLRCPECEALIKPKIVFFGENLPKRFFDSWDTDLEWLEEESNSIVIVAGTSLTVYPFASLPNDVPNNVRRVLCNLDVVGDFLTSPRDMDLKFSEHTDDFANQLVKELGWDKELEKLSLSHGKESIMENEVDNVIEEIKQLSLDNNNTSLKNDGNADSEKHEDKASIKGDDNQKDMNKDTHTTEKVRDKKSIDEKL; this is encoded by the coding sequence ATGGAACAGGTTAAGGTAGTTGCAGAACACTTGAAGAAGTATCCTAGTAGTAAAGTTATTTTCTTGGTTGGTGCAGGTATATCAACTTCGAGTGGTATACCTGATTTCAGGTCACCAAAGACTGGATTATACCATAACTTATCCAAATTGAAGTTACCTTATGCAGAAGcagtttttgatattgaataCTACCAGGAGAACCCCCAGCCCTTTTATTTGCTGGCTGATGAATTATATCCTGGTAATTTCAAACCTTCAAAATTCCACTACCTGATGAAGGTGTTGGAGAAAAACGGTAGATTGCGCCGAGTGTACACGCAGAACATTGACACTCTGGAAAGAGAAGCAGGTATACCTGATGACTATCTGGTAGAAGCCCATGGTAGTTTTGCCAAGAATCATTGCATCGGGTGTGACAAGGAGTTCCCGCTCGACGATTTTAAGAAAGCTCTATTGAGATATAACAAGTATAAAATGAAACATAATAACGACATGAAAGagtttgaatatttgaGATGCCCTGAATGTGAAGCATTGATTAAGCCAAAGATTGTCTTTTTTGGAGAAAACTTACCAAAGCGTTTCTTTGATTCATGGGATACCGACTTGGAATGgttagaagaagagagCAATAGCATAGTCATAGTGGCTGGTACATCTTTGACTGTATACCCATTTGCCTCTTTACCTAATGATGTGCCCAATAACGTGCGCAGGGTACTATGTAATTTGGATGTTGTGGGTGATTTTCTGACATCCCCAAGAGATATGGATTTGAAGTTTTCCGAACATACTGATGACTTCGCAAACCAGCTTGTAAAGGAATTAGGATGGGATAAAGAATTAGAGAAACTCTCATTATCACATGGAAAGGAAAGTATAATGGAGAATGAAGTAGATAATGTAATTGAGGAGATTAAGCAATTATCTttggataataataatacttCACTGAAAAATGATGGAAACGCTGATAGTGAAAAGCATGAGGATAAGGCTTCGATTAAAGGTGACGACAACCAAAAAGACATGAATAAGGATACCCACACAACAGAAAAGGTCAGAGATAAGAAGTCCATTGATGAGAAACTCTAA
- the TAF3 gene encoding Taf3p (CAGL0L08778g~Ortholog(s) have chromatin binding activity, role in transcription from RNA polymerase II promoter and transcription factor TFIID complex localization), with product MTNNEAFFFGLLRVSMLQLLKSHGFDKALPSTVDAFTDLYVKFLDLLVSEVQGAMQLRGDKYMETVAIQDITAGMEAVGLLKPMKLLDVYGERVPDDSNTGAEAFKKWCTDVQVRNSRQVALPSVDLLTAEANGSKSTKPLNALPDYINQLQQKKEPSRSNSITKQPMLPDMAPQLPFHSQDEHVHELIEELINNGETDDWIRMVLARQRIELGKKHSRKPGTLENLPNIPSMKFSALSSLLPSEEDAKNEFLPSNGEVDETNSGKDLETTASEVTASDKTKDKLSQLTQYLPISKPENRLQNIALSYENEQDDADEINDGIDDYHSESASPATLTDEKLIDDIQSMGPMHLQNDIAVEDDDMMPMDYQFDDPDAMFDEQEDMDNTFQRRASLDFGSHFG from the coding sequence ATGACCAATAATGAGGCCTTTTTCTTTGGGCTGCTGCGGGTGTCAATGTTGCAGCTGTTGAAGTCGCATGGGTTTGACAAAGCGCTGCCGAGCACCGTTGATGCGTTCACCGATCTATATGTGAAGTTTTTGGATCTGCTGGTAAGTGAGGTACAGGGTGCCATGCAGCTCCGGGGTGATAAATACATGGAGACCGTAGCTATACAGGATATAACTGCCGGGATGGAGGCTGTGGGTTTGCTGAAGCCGATGAAGCTGCTCGATGTTTACGGAGAGCGCGTGCCTGACGATAGCAACACTGGTGCCGAAGCGTTTAAGAAGTGGTGCACAGATGTACAGGTAAGAAACAGCCGGCAAGTTGCACTCCCTTCTGTGGACTTGCTTACCGCAGAGGCCAATGGCAGTAAGTCTACCAAACCGTTGAATGCGCTACCAGACTATATTAACCAACTacaacaaaagaaagaaccATCAAGGTCTAATAGTATAACGAAACAACCTATGCTGCCTGATATGGCACCACAATTACCTTTTCATTCTCAGGATGAGCACGTTCACGAACTAATAGAAGAACTTATAAACAATGGCGAGACAGATGATTGGATTAGAATGGTATTGGCAAGACAGCGTATTGAATTAGGGAAAAAACATTCAAGAAAGCCTGGCACATTGGAAAATCTACCGAATATACCAAGTATGAAATTCTCTGCACTCAGCAGTTTGTTACCAAGTGAGGAAGATGCTAAAAATGAATTTCTCCCGTCAAATGGAGAAGTTGATGAGACGAATTCCGGCAAAGACTTAGAAACAACTGCCAGCGAAGTAACAGCTAGTGATAAAACAAAGGACAAATTATCTCAACTCACCCAATATCTCCCGATATCAAAACCCGAAAATAGACTTCAAAATATTGCATTATCATATGAGAATGAACAAGACGATGCTGATGAAATAAATGACGGTATAGATGACTACCACTCCGAATCTGCATCACCAGCTACCTTGACGGACGAAAAACTCATTGATGACATCCAATCTATGGGCCCTATGCATTTACAAAATGACATAGCtgttgaagatgacgaCATGATGCCGATGGATTACCAGTTTGATGATCCCGACGCTATGTTTGATGAACAAGAAGACATGGATAATACTTTTCAAAGAAGAGCCTCCTTAGATTTTGGTAGTCATTTCGGATAG
- the ULP1 gene encoding SUMO protease ULP1 (CAGL0L08646g~Ortholog(s) have SUMO-specific isopeptidase activity, role in G2/M transition of mitotic cell cycle, protein desumoylation and nuclear envelope, nuclear pore, nucleolus localization), which produces MSVDLHTLERSSKEYTPIYGTILTARVMSDSNTVFSRKRNLKKNVNKASGRVASNLNMEERKCSNLKGSNGESMNRATRILRWISNVMGSSKNDTDDNNKSTEDISSIDSSTGQERSLSSNSSGTINSESPIGHKRTNQESLMDKTKTKSRKLNCVDHKSMPFFDPPSANMMPRLLSFSKNHPYQWHEWECELPTSSKRSGNKASTSTKSQYGTQFVKYTKTKRSSQTASIRIGTSNDVGKEFEYLRMIYNGEYDLPETIKLERERQLKLLHDDRGRDAMLRASVSELTNRISSILKETLPRARNDDLIILKEKNVSELDKKRQEFERQRTKFNQMKLIFDREHISYKKLQEERRKIQIENRSKQKSERLVPNLTQKEVDEVKKVLQRSDNGLLMNRENLEIFVRDFKTLGKARWLNDTIIEFFMKNIEKSNANIVAFNSFFYTTLSERGYQGVRRWMKRKKKQIAKLDKIFVPVNLNQSHWALGMIDIENKRIIFADSLSNGPNAMSFAILADLKNYVIQESQKELGDDFELVHLQSPQQPNGYDCGIYVCMNTLYLSKENELQYDYKEAVSMRTYIGHLILSDSLK; this is translated from the coding sequence ATGTCAGTAGATTTGCATACATTAGAGAGAAGCAGCAAAGAGTACACGCCGATTTATGGTACCATTCTCACTGCGAGGGTTATGAGCGACTCAAATACTGTATTTAGTAGGAAGCGGAACTTAAAGAAGAACGTTAATAAAGCCTCTGGAAGGGTAGCATCGAACTTAAATAtggaagaaagaaaatgttcAAATCTTAAAGGAAGCAATGGTGAGAGCATGAATAGAGCAACTAGGATTTTACGGTGGATAAGTAATGTAATGGGATCGTCCAAGAATGATACTGATGACAATAATAAGAGTACTGAAGATATCTCAAGTATAGATAGTAGTACAGGACAGGAAAGATCATTATCAAGTAATTCAAGTGGAACTATAAACAGCGAGTCGCCAATAGGTCATAAGCGAACGAATCAGGAATCTCTGATGGataaaactaaaacaaaatcaagaaagCTAAATTGCGTTGACCATAAATCTATGCCATTCTTTGATCCACCCTCGGCAAATATGATGCCTAGACTACTAAGCTTTTCTAAAAACCATCCTTACCAATGGCACGAATGGGAATGTGAGTTACCAACAAGTAGTAAAAGGTCTGGAAATAAAGCAAGCACATCCACTAAAAGTCAATATGGTACTCAATTTgtcaaatatacaaaaacgAAGAGAAGCTCCCAGACTGCCTCTATTAGAATCGGAACGTCGAATGATGTTGGCaaagaatttgaatatttgagAATGATCTATAATGGTGAATATGACCTTCCGGAAACAATTAAACTAGAGAGAGAGAGGCAACTGAAATTATTACATGATGACCGAGGTCGTGATGCTATGTTGAGGGCATCTGTCTCGGAACTAACGAATCGTATTAGCTCTATTCTAAAAGAAACTCTTCCGAGGGCGAGAAATGATGATCTAATAATACTAAAGGAGAAGAACGTTTCAGAGCTTGACAAAAAGAGGcaagaatttgaaagacAAAGGACGAAATTCAATCAAATGAAACTAATCTTTGATAGAGAACATATTAGCTATAAAAAATTGCAAGAGGAAAGGAGAAAAATACAGATAGAAAATAGAAGTAAGCAAAAGTCTGAAAGATTGGTGCCGAATCTTACCCAGAAAGAAGTTGACGAAGTCAAGAAAGTTTTACAGAGAAGCGATAATGGTCTTCTGATGAATAGAGAAAATcttgaaatatttgttAGAGATTTTAAGACCCTTGGAAAAGCAAGATGGCTAAATGATACTATTATTGAGTTCttcatgaaaaatattgaaaagagTAATGCAAATATTGTTGCCTTCAACTCATTTTTCTATACCACGCTGTCCGAGAGAGGCTACCAAGGTGTAAGAAGATggatgaagaggaagaagaaacaaattGCTAAActtgataaaatatttgttcCTGTTAATTTGAACCAATCACATTGGGCATTGGGCATGATAGATATAGAAAACAAGCGCATAATATTTGCTGATTCCTTATCAAATGGTCCGAACGCCATGAGTTTTGCGATTTTAGCTGATTTAAAGAATTATGTTATCCAAGAGAGTCAGAAAGAACTTGGTGACGACTTTGAGCTTGTACATTTACAATCACCTCAGCAACCGAATGGTTACGATTGTGGAATATATGTTTGTATGAACACCTTGTACTTaagcaaagaaaatgaattaCAATATGACTACAAAGAAGCAGTTTCAATGAGAACATATATCGGCCACCTAATCTTAAGCGATTCGTTAAAGTAA
- the CIP1 gene encoding Cip1p (CAGL0L08712g~Ortholog(s) have cyclin-dependent protein serine/threonine kinase inhibitor activity and role in negative regulation of cyclin-dependent protein serine/threonine kinase activity involved in G1/S transition of mitotic cell cycle), with amino-acid sequence MTMSNIEQPQPMQYGDYEDLRDLHTPMMTPVNGIITNNNVNGGLGFKNGKSMAPIAPLPPYLTSSRTRQNSNSSLASSVSDFPMNYSLRQQALSNTPLNGVSGGNANFTPQFINLLMEAYQVICMDPTVTPFDTVNPPSAILNRVAKVAIDSAATREVEIGYEKNSWLLTLVRHRLLQEVRKDGYLSRNASFSSLPPAAPMFEMLGGNSTTAPNQFGNNQNGFALGNDKASVDYFNYNFAQMANQNNSTMTNYNGNNANINSANFVCTPTGMDNVNFNFANPANVITRQRSSTLSPLPSSLNIPEDSTLSIPDIFKRRIDGLRLKR; translated from the coding sequence ATGACTATGTCTAATATAGAGCAACCGCAGCCTATGCAATATGGTGACTACGAAGACCTGCGAGATCTTCATACCCCTATGATGACCCCGGTTAACGGGATAATCACGAATAATAATGTGAACGGTGGGCTGGGCTTCAAAAATGGTAAATCAATGGCGCCAATAGCACCTTTGCCACCGTACTTGACCtcttcaagaacaagaCAGAATAGTAACTCCTCCTTGGCTAGCTCCGTCTCTGACTTTCCGATGAATTACTCGCTAAGACAGCAAGCTTTATCTAATACCCCTTTAAATGGTGTTTCCGGTGGTAACGCTAACTTCACACCACAATTTATCAACTTGCTGATGGAAGCCTACCAAGTGATATGCATGGACCCTACCGTGACGCCGTTCGACACTGTCAACCCGCCTTCCGCAATACTCAACAGAGTGGCAAAGGTTGCCATAGACTCCGCTGCTACGCGCGAAGTGGAAATAGGGTATGAAAAGAACAGCTGGCTGTTAACCTTGGTGAGGCACAGACTGCTACAAGAGGTGAGAAAAGATGGATACCTATCTAGAAATGCATCATTTTCCTCTTTGCCTCCGGCAGCCCCTATGTTTGAAATGCTTGGAGGAAACTCTACCACTGCTCCTAACCAATTCGGAAACAACCAGAACGGGTTTGCATTAGGCAACGATAAGGCAAGTGTTGATTATTTCAACTATAATTTTGCTCAGATGGCTAACCAGAATAACTCTACGATGACCAATTACAATGGTAACAATGCCAATATCAACTCTGCCAATTTTGTATGCACGCCAACGGGCATGGATAATGTCAACTTCAATTTTGCTAACCCTGCAAATGTGATAACGAGACAACGTAGTAGTACACTTTCTCCACTGCCATCCTCACTTAATATCCCTGAGGATTCTACTTTATCTATACCTGATATCTTCAAGAGGAGGATAGACGGTTTGAGACTGAAAAGGTAA
- the RRP12 gene encoding mRNA-binding protein RRP12 (CAGL0L08756g~Ortholog(s) have mRNA binding activity and 90S preribosome, cytoplasm, nucleolus localization) — MDPEQAAYWMELEDKLAKVRAQLNSKLDNQKHVAIILSAVEEQIDTTNDLSKNIVQYMVTLMTLLDQATDRETHAIKDLKLTTSVAYILDMVFHYCPKSLLRKQFAEILTKIAPCITDEAAEAPLIRSAIGCLEALLIAQDAQAWNNTHDLAITPRRGLQGLLELSTDPRPKVRKRALDSISNILNNPPPAPTAQHVAAGTIVDYSLNSLISILQELSTMSNKKLKAKGTMEEFSSRIIRALRLINAVVSTGQWPATKIEPLCDSLLEVTKSSDQYLVSASFECFEVLFKSMAESTVTSGLADNKFLRVLDTIFTLKPSNADTHLAGAWIAVVVKAMSTYAVHQPLKCFQKIPEVFRIMAHYMASETTEIYISASNCLMAIISDAIKNDQLLFPPAVSEQHDQAINKVIQELSKIMEDFLSIKFIHCAKEVLNVFASLFVKLRYRSSPYLIKPLLVVDKWRVNEENYLELRNEAEHVIGSAISSIGPDQVLHYMPLNLQNPSDDQPGRAWMIPLIRDHTRNAKLSIFSEEMMPLIKHFESMFGSLPKESVQLRLYQTIVDQLWSTFPHFCELPTDLQESFTTQFASDISSLLYSEVGLRTTLCHALKVLVESNELYVNGSLSDDVLLQQHFPVEEAKKNLEYLANMSSNILAVLFNVYTETAPNSRGYIMETIEVYFKISKPEDLEKTFNNVCTLLKDAMEKESTQHEKGKPQVTATLLDFVVCMTKYLPATSYSALFSIFGITVKSNNALIQKRAYRIITRIAEIESGSSAVANFVGDIEQIMLDNSNTVQTAAKATRLQAIKILVNLLPHDHLHFIVRIIPEVILSTKDVNEKSREASFDTLIHMAKKMASPDGIIRLADIEGYPDDTPDQQSSVTEFFKIISAGLIGESQYMVSATITAYAFLIYEFKSEIDQSILMEIYDTIELYLTSNSREIVKSAIGFAKVCVLGLPEELMRPKVPELLPKLLRWSNEHAGHFKSKVKHIIERLIRRFGYDYIAENFPESDLRLLANIRKIRNRSKRKDGSDDQDIVPTTSSKSSNFMNAFDEAIYDSEGEPSDDEGASASTGRKKNNKKQYIVESGENPLDLLDSDILAHVSSTRPKSFKKNEGSKKYMISDDSFAFDDEGKLVVKQNAKAQNDDDEDPLKSVTSGINAYLDAVKSGPVRGQRNKFKFKKNKNGDMDDDDDEPMIPKRASHPNNKSGRIGKKGGKFRNKRKF; from the coding sequence ATGGATCCTGAACAAGCTGCCTATTGGATGGAGCTGGAGGACAAGCTGGCTAAAGTGAGGGCTCAGTTAAATTCTAAGCTTGACAATCAAAAACATGTAGCTATCATACTAAGTGCTGTTGAAGAGCAAATTGATACCACTAATGATCTGTCTAAGAATATTGTTCAGTATATGGTCACTTTGATGACACTGCTGGATCAAGCTACCGATAGAGAGACGCACGCCATCAAGGACTTGAAGTTGACGACTTCTGTTGCTTACATTCTAGACATGGTCTTCCACTATTGTCCTAAGTCACTTCTTAGGAAACAGTTTGCTGAAATTCTAACTAAGATTGCACCATGCATTACTGATGAGGCTGCAGAGGCACCATTGATCAGATCCGCCATCGGTTGTTTGGAAGCCTTACTAATTGCTCAGGATGCACAGGCGTGGAATAACACTCACGATCTAGCAATCACACCAAGAAGAGGTCTACAAGGTCTATTGGAGTTGAGCACTGACCCAAGACCTAAGGTCAGAAAGAGAGCATTGGATTCTATATCTAATATCCTTAATAACCCTCCACCGGCTCCAACGGCCCAACATGTTGCCGCTGGTACTATTGTAGACTACTCTCTAAACTCTCTCATATCGATCCTTCAAGAACTGTCAACTATGTCtaacaagaaattgaaggcTAAGGGTACAATGGAAGAATTCAGCTCCAGGATTATAAGAGCGTTGAGATTGATAAATGCAGTGGTATCTACTGGTCAATGGCCTGCCACTAAGATCGAACCTCTTTGTGACTCATTACTAGAAGTTACAAAGAGTTCTGATCAGTACTTGGTCTCTGCTTCTTTCGAATGTTTTGAGGTGTTGTTCAAATCTATGGCAGAGTCAACTGTCACCTCAGGCCTTGCAGACAACAAGTTCTTAAGAGTGTTGGACACTATATTTACTTTGAAACCATCAAATGCTGACACACATTTAGCTGGTGCATGGATTGCTGTTGTAGTGAAGGCCATGTCAACATATGCAGTTCATCAGCCCCTAAAATGTTTCCAAAAGATACCGGAAGTCTTCAGAATTATGGCACATTACATGGCTAGTGAAACTACTGAGATATACATTAGTGCATCTAACTGTCTGATGGCTATTATTTCAGACGCTATCAAAAATGACCAACTACTGTTCCCACCTGCTGTGTCCGAGCAACACGACCAAGCCATCAATAAAGTCATCCAGGAGTTATCTAAAATAATGGAAGACTTCCTCTCGATTAAGTTCATTCATTGCGCAAAGGAGGTTCTTAACGTCTTTGCTTCATTGTTCGTTAAATTGAGATATAGATCTTCTCCTTACTTGATCAAGCCTCTGTTGGTGGTAGATAAATGGAGAGttaatgaagaaaactACTTGGAATTGAGAAATGAAGCCGAGCATGTCATCGGTTCAGCAATTTCAAGTATTGGTCCAGATCAAGTTTTACATTATATGCCTTTAAATCTACAGAATCCTTCTGATGATCAACCTGGTAGAGCTTGGATGATTCCTTTGATCAGAGACCATACTAGAAATGCTAAGttgtcaattttttctGAGGAAATGATGCCATTGATCAAGCACTTTGAGTCAATGTTTGGAAGTCTTCCAAAGGAGTCTGTTCAGTTGAGGCTGTATCAAACGATCGTGGATCAACTTTGGTCTACATTTCCACATTTTTGTGAACTTCCAACTGATTTGCAAGAATCCTTCACTACCCAATTTGCCTCTGATATTTCTTCTCTACTTTACAGCGAGGTTGGTTTGAGAACAACTTTATGTCATGCCCTAAAAGTTTTAGTTGAAAGCAATGAACTATACGTAAATGGATCATTATCTGATGATGTTCTCCTGCAGCAACATTTCCCTGTTGAAGAGGCTaagaagaacttggaaTACTTGGCCAACATGTCCTCCAACATCTTGGCTGTGTTGTTCAATGTTTATACAGAAACCGCTCCAAACTCAAGAGGTTATATCATGGAGACTATTGAAGTGTATTTTAAGATCTCCAAGCCAGAAGATTTGGAAAAAACTTTCAACAATGTTTGTACTCTTCTAAAGGATGCCATGGAAAAGGAAAGTACACAACATGAAAAGGGTAAGCCACAAGTCACTGCCACCCTACTGGATTTTGTCGTCTGTATGACAAAATACCTACCGGCTACTTCCTATTCAGCATTGTTCTCGATTTTTGGAATTACGGTCAAATCGAATAACGCTCTTATCCAGAAGAGAGCTTATCGTATTATAACAAGAATTGctgaaattgaaagtgGTTCTAGTGCTGTTGCCAACTTTGTCGGAGACATAGAACAAATCATGTTAGATAACTCCAATACTGTTCAAACTGCTGCTAAGGCTACCAGATTACAGGCCATCAAAATCTTGGTGAATTTGCTGCCACACGACCATCTCCATTTTATTGTTAGAATAATACCTGAGGTTATTTTGTCTACAAAAGATGTCAATGAGAAGTCTAGAGAAGCCTCGTTTGACACTTTGATTCACATGGCCAAGAAGATGGCATCTCCAGATGGTATAATTAGATTAGCTGATATTGAAGGCTATCCAGATGATACCCCGGATCAGCAGTCTTCAGTAACTGAGTTCTTCAAGATCATCTCTGCTGGTTTGATTGGTGAGTCTCAGTATATGGTTAGCGCCACCATTACTGCATATGCATTTTTGATCTACGAATTTAAATCCGAGATAGACCAGTCTATTTTGATGGAAATATACGATACGATCGAATTATATCTGACATCTAATTCCAGAGAAATTGTAAAGAGTGCTATTGGATTTGCTAAAGTGTGTGTTTTGGGTTTACCTGAAGAGTTGATGAGACCAAAGGTTCCAGAACTACTTCCAAAACTTCTCCGTTGGTCTAATGAGCATGCAGGTCACTTCAAATCTAAAGTCAAGCATATCATTGAAAGACTGATTAGAAGATTCGGTTATGATTATATTGCAGAAAACTTCCCAGAATCTGATCTCAGGTTGTTGGCTAATATAAGGAAAATCAGGAACAGATCAAAGCGTAAGGATGGTTCTGATGATCAAGATATTGTTCCAACTACATCATCCAAGAGCTCAAACTTTATGAATGCTTTCGATGAAGCCATTTATGATTCTGAAGGTGAACCTAGCGATGACGAAGGTGCTTCTGCTTCAACAGGcagaaagaagaacaacaagaagCAGTATATTGTGGAATCTGGCGAAAATCCTTTGGATTTGTTAGATTCGGATATACTTGCTCACGTCTCCTCTACTAGACCTAAGTCATTCAAGAAGAATGAAGgttcaaagaaatacatGATTAGTGACGATTCTTTTGCCTTTGATGATGAGGGTAAGTTAGTTGTTAAGCAAAATGCCAAGGCTCAAaatgatgacgatgaggaTCCTTTGAAATCAGTGACTAGTGGTATTAACGCTTACTTAGATGCTGTGAAATCTGGTCCAGTTAGAGGtcaaagaaacaaattcaaatttaaaaagaataaaaatggcGATATggatgacgatgatgatgaacCAATGATTCCAAAGAGAGCATCCCATCCAAATAACAAGAGCGGTAGAATTGGTAAGAAGGGTGGCAAGTTCAGAAACAAGAGAAAATTCTAG